In Cicer arietinum cultivar CDC Frontier isolate Library 1 chromosome 7, Cicar.CDCFrontier_v2.0, whole genome shotgun sequence, the genomic window AGAGAAGAGAAaaacaaatggaaaaaaaaattccacTTTCTTGAATTAATTAGTatattgtaaaacaaaaaatattttaaacaaatccATTTTGCAACTCCAGCTAAAAGCTAACTGCTTCGCAAGGTCAAACTTGAATACAATTATTCAATTGACGCCATGctccttaaaaaaaatgtattcacCTTAATTCCATCATTAATACGACACATCTTctttgagaaaattaaaatttccatGACAATTTGATGGAAACAAAATCTTCACTTTCGATGACAATTTgatcattaattttaaaatttcatttttcaaaaccCATCAATGGATCATGGATATATGAAGTCCAAAACTtctcttttttctctcttaaattCATCAccatcttcttccttttcttcttcttgcaCCGCTGAAAATGCTACTAACTCCTTAACTCCGGTTCGAACCGGGTCCAAGTTTTCACATGAAGCTAGACAATGTCGCCACGTGGCAGAAAATGAAGCAATTCAAAACATGGGAATGGGATTCATCAATGACATTGTTGGTCACGGTGAAATAATGAAGTGGAAGGATGTTGAGAAGCGGTTCGACCAAGTGGCTTGGACCGGTAATGATCCTGAACCGGTTGTAACATGGTCCGAATTTGGCTTTTGCATTGGTGagaatatatgaaattattaagtcaacatttaatttatacTACTATATAGTAACACACATTATCACATTATttcattgataataataaatttaaaataataataataatttgttcaaTAATGATATTAAGACTCCCATTCTTTCCTTATATCCGCTCCACACGATTAATCATGTTTTTTTAGGTAAATGattaatcatatttaaaaataaatttaatttagttgttaatttaatttacgattaaaattatgataaattcaaatacatcatatttaaatacaattttaaatgtaatttaaattaattataacatgTAATTGATAATGTGTCGCAAcggtagaaaatatttttatttaagaggTGTAAGAAAATTTGTGAGTACGTGaaacatttttgtaatttttaatccATGATGATGAAGCCGATAGATAAAACGGTTTCGTTTGACAAGTCAATTTTGATGTGTTCTGTTTGCCTTGTGGCACCGCTAACGTAACATAAGAATCGTAATGAGTAGAGTAGAGCAGTTAATTAGCCACCTTAGCCATGTTCTATGCATACACTAAAATGCCATTATATAAGACAACTTGTATCCTTTTTTTATCATCCATTTtcatatactttattttatttcaatgatGAGTAATGCTTAATACTCCTATAGTTTTTctctttaaattaaaatcatatccATACCTACCtgttttaatcttattttacgaaccattattttaattattcagTATTAAATTATAGGGATAGGGATGCAATCATCACCGGAGTTGGCAAGAGAATTGCTAAGAGCATTAAGGGGTTGCAAGGAATGGAAATCAGATATCACAAAAACTGAACTTCACAATTTTTGGTCTCGGATGAATGATGATTCTTTTAACTCGAGAATGCGAATGTTCTTtgatatgtataaaaaaaaattcctctATTAAACTAACTCAACTTTTTACGATTTCATAAATTAACTCCAATTTTTAcaatttctaaataaaaaattgctcTACTAAATTAACTCCAATTTTTTCCTTTGTTATTGTTAACCTTTTAGGTGTAATAGAAACATGGATGGAAGAATTACCGAGACAGATATAAAGCAggttattatttaatttaatatagatTAGTTAATTAACTTATAGTAATTAATTATTCTAGGAGTAGCACCATTTAAATGATCATGTGTTCATTGTCATATTTGGCATGTTCATGTTTGATAATATGGTGCTTCCGCAGACAAACTCTAAAATCAATTCAAGTGGGGTGTACATcattaatcataatcatatgTTAATCGAAAAAAGTAATCATAATTATATATAGTTGGCATTTTTTGGgtagaaatataataattggCAATTTCTGATTAATTATGCAGACAATTTTATTAACCGCTTCGATAAATAAGCTATCGGTGACACGTGATGAAGCAGAGGATTATGCCGCTTTGATAATGGAATCTGTGGACAACAAAAATAAAGGCTACATTGAGGTATTAATATAACTATATTATATAGTACCAATTTAGCCTCAACATCATGATTTACCATATTCCATTTCCATTTATTTATAATGGAAAatactatatgttattattggTGACACATATGTGTAGATATCTGAAATGGAGGTTCTATTCAAGACAAGTCTATCAAAGGCGAATTCTCCAATGAAACAAGGGAGCACACAGAAGCAGAGTGAGGAatgtgaagaagaagaagaaccaATGACAAAAGCGGAAGTGTTGTTTAGAACCTATTGGCGACGTGGTTGGGTTGTTGTGGTTTGGTTGGTTGGTTGTTTTGGTTTGTTTGGTTGGAAATTTGATCAGTACCGTAAGAGATCAGGGTTTGAAGTAATGGGTTATTGTCTTCCCACAGCTAAAGGTGCAGCTGAAACATTGAAACTTAATATGGCTCTTATTCTTCTTCCTGTTTGTAGAAATACAATTACTTGGCTCCGCAAGGATCCTCGTCTTAACTATGTCATTCCTTTTAATGACAATATTAACTTTCATAAGGTACTTACTTGCTAGCTCTAATTCATCCACCATTTTATTTCAATAGTTTAAGAGATTAATTCATTGCTGTAGTGTATAAAATTAACTATGTTCATAATTACATAATAGCACCACCACGCATCAACACTATTTTGCATGAATTGGAAACCAGTCAATTAGTTTGATTTCAGTTGTATTGTATTCAATTTCAATGGCATTGTAATTATATTGAATGAGTTGAACCagattttttattatgtgtacttatttattattactcCATGCGTTCctaaatataagagaaaatttaatcaacaaaaatcgatatatttaattttttttcatactaCATACTAGTGTCCGTCCCCAAAACAAATTAAGGAATGGATTGGAGGTCTACTAGTTTattaaatgacataaaaatattaattcaatggaTGTACAAAGTATATAACTTTTTACATTCATCGTGAATTTCTTAATTAAAAGTGCAGAAGAAActttgttaataattaatatgaatCTAATTTCCCTTCTTTAATACATGTCAAATCGCATATGTTGTGagattgaaatttaattaaaaataacattggtgtggaagaaaaatgtaaaatggAATACATGATATTTTGTTTGTGATATATATGCAGCTTATTGCTGGAGGAATAGTGGTGGGTGTAATATTACATGGAGGGACACACCTTACCTGTGATTTTCCAAGAATAAGTGATTCAGACAAATCAATTTTCCGGCAAACTATCGCAGCAGGATTTGGCTACCATCAACCAACTTACATGGAAATTTTGGCCACAACAGAGGTAGCAAGTGGAATTGGCATGGTCATTTTAATGGCCATTGCATTTTCACTAGCAACAAAGTGGCCAAGGCGTCGATCGCCTGTGCTTCCCTTGTCCCTCAGAAGGGTCACTGGTTACAACACCTTTTGGTATTCTCACCATTTGTTTGTCTTTGTGTATGTTTTGCTCATTGTTCACTCCATGTTCTTGTTCCTCACCGACAAGTGGATCGAGAAAACAGTAAGACTCACTAAATGGCTTTTTCATTGTTATCCTTGTCACTTTCTTTATCTAAATTAAAATCTAATGGTTATATTATTAACATTACGTTGCAATGAGAGACCCTACTAAAAATTATCAGTTAGATTTCATAGAAGAAATTAGTCATTGACCAAGTCAACGATACTTTGCACATATGACATAAAACAGTTAAAAGAATCGAATTATTTAAGCTTAGTATTTTCTAGGACATCCAGTTTAGCAAATGAACATTTGTTGATTCACGACTTCTTCTAAAAGCTCTCATGACTAGTGTTTGTTTTACATGCCAAAGACAGCAGTAAATGTTACTAAAACTCTTGAAAGAATTTTAGTACAACTTTTGGTgttgattttcattttctattcaTCTTACTATGTGCAGACATGGATGTACATTGCATTTCCAGTTTTATTGTATGCTGGCGAGAGGATCTTTCGCGCCATTAGATCAGGATCTTATCAAGTTGATGTTATGAAGGTATTtgatcaacttttttttatgttaaaaaactTCACAAGAGCTGCAGGTTTCAATTTTCTGTTTCATATGATCAAACACTTACCGATTTCTTTTATTGTTCTTGTCTATGTATAATGAGTTATTATTCCTACTTTGATTTTCCATGAAGGCAAGTCTCTATCCAGGAAAAGTTCTGTACCTCAAAATACAAAAACCAGAAGGTTTTAAGTACAGAAGTGGCATGTATATATTCATTCAGTGCCCCCAAATTTCTACCTTTCAATGGTATTCATTCAATATAGTACCATTTTCATTCAAGACAGATTCTACAGTGGACCACACAGTAGACCAATGCTTAAAAATTACTCGGAATTCTTAAGTCGATTGACGACACCCCTTAGAAGTAGAAGTTTTTTACAACTGAGATGATGACTAGTTGGTGTTAGTTTGATAGAGACAACGAAAAACAAATATGAGTTAACTTTTGAGACACAAATATTTGCTTTCCTTTGTTTTTGTTGAATTGATACTAGTCAAGTCACCTTCAGCTGTGAAGACAAGCAGAATCGTTAACTTCTACTTCCAAAAGCGCCGTCGATCATCGTTAGGATTTTTGGCGATGTTTAAGTACTGGTTCAGGGTGGACCATAGATTCTTGAACTTTGAGAGGGGTTAATTAAGATTGATGTTCTatctttgaatttatttttgattaaatttcaGGCATCCATTTTCCTTGACATCAGGACCACAAGATGAGTACCTCAGTGTGCACATTAGAACTCTTGGTGACTGGAGCTACCAAATATATGATCTATTCCAAGAGGTAAAAATGTAGAACTATGCTTTTCAAATTTTCTAGCCTCAAAATTGTTACCTCAATCTGCAGGCAGTGTTGTCTGGATTACAAGGGTGTCCAAAACTGTACATAGATGGCCCTTATGGTTCTTCTTGTCAAGACCATGTAAAGTATGACATTCTGGTACTTATTGGCCTTGGCATAGGAGCAACACCTTTCATTAGCATCCTCAAAGATATTGCTAATGGTGTCCACACATCACAAAGTgataatgtaagtttattttgttttgctttttctttttcttttgtatcATTGTATGATGTTTTTTCCTTCACTAAAACTCAATTGCTCTGCTTCTGTTCAAATGTCACATTTGGGCTTTTGAAATAGAGTGGTCTCAGAGAATGCAACTTAAGAAAGGGTCCATCAAAAGCCTATTTATATTGGGTTACAAGAGAACAAAACTCCTTTGATTGGTTTAGAGACGTAATGAAAGAAATAGCTAATTCAACCAAACAGCAGGTATGCCTGCTTCAATATGTTTTGACAATTGCTTTCGATTTCAACACTctagaaaaaaatttagtacaattatgttatttatatatcataaagatataattaagaTCTTAAAGCATTTTCTAACCATTATAACTTTGTTGTAATCTTTAAGTCTGTTGTAGAGATGCATAATTTCCTGACCAGTGTATATCCTGAGGGAGATGTTCGTTCGGCTTTGCTAAGTGTCATTCAGGCCTTACATCAGGCCAAGAATGGCGTAGACATAGTTTCCAGGACTCCTGTAAGTGCATCTTATCCTTAACCTTGGCCAATACATGTATAACtaatatatgaatttaataGGAGGTTTTAAGTTTTGGCTTGATGGCCTATGTTTAAAGATTTaggttgtttttattttttaccatTGATCGTGATCGAAGCGACGAAGCAACATTTCTAAATTTataccatttaaaaaaatgttcttacacaatttaaatttatgcCATTTAAAATAATGGTCTTACACAATTTAAAGTTATTTGTAAGACTACTAACAAATAATCCACATTTGTGTCATGTTAAGACTGCACATATAATGATTTTCTCTCTGAATTTTCAGATACACACACATTTTTCTCGACCAAATTGGTTCAACATATTTTCCAGATTGACTCGCAAGCATGTAGGAGCAAAGATCGGTGAGAAAATACATCTTGTAAATTAGGACTGTTTTGAACCACAACTCCTAACATAGTATACTTAATCATTTTTCTGTGTTTATTTAGTTTAATGATTGAAATAGACATATCTAATTTACAAGTTAAAGCTTCATCCCtgttttttatatgtataactATAAACGTGAGGTTAAATTGCTTCGTCTAAGTTCTGACTAAAATTTGGATTTTGTTGTACAGGAGTTTTTTATTGTGGACCATCTAACTTAGCAACAGAATTGAAGAATTTGTGCACCAAATTTTCCACAAAAACTACAACTAGATTTGTTTTCCACAAGGAAAATTATTAAACTAGCTTCTGAAGGAATGACAACTGTTGTAACAATTCCTTAATTAGGAAACCGTAGTTACCTTCAGAATCTTGAGCAATTTCCTTCTGTTTGGCCACAGAAtctgtaaatatatatatgcgcCGTTCAGCAACCGAAAAATGAAAGAATATACAACTATACAGCAATAATAGTCCTTTTTCATTGATCGTTGTAACTTGTAATTTTGGGTGTTCATGCATTCTAGTTTGGTATTTCACGTACACCTGAGGCTGCAAatcaaactttcaaaataaatactataaaCAATGAATATCTAGAAATGTATAATCCATTATTCCTTTGAATGCTGTATAatcattgaaattgaaatattttacagATAAAGGCATTATCCATCTTATGCAAGTATGCAACACATAATATAAGAAATGATATCACTTACAGGTTGTTTTAAATCTTTTACACCATTTGATCATAAGTTGTTCAACAGTGGCATCCATGCGAGTACCAACACCTCCCCAAACAAGCATGTGGGTTACATCCCCAACAGATGAGCCAGTCACTTCGTACACAGGTTTAAACCCAAGTCTTGTGTAGAACCTAACCAACTGttttcaaaataacatcaaataacTATTCTAGGACTAGTCTCACGTACCATAATAAGTAATGAGCTACTATGTAACTATGACAATTCATGTCTTATACTTGAATTTGGTGTTGTGAGTGAAGTTTAATTTGGTGAACTATTTTTTAtacaagttttttattttttttattaatcatacatataaatacatgaacattgaaaaattcaaatcaaaactaTAATAGAAATATAGCAAAAGTAGTTATGCAATGTTCTATCAATACgaacataaaaaaattctatcaattcaaacatttttttatattataaaaacaattgtATCCATAAAAATTTTAGATCATGTGTAAATATACACCCTACACATGCTCAAAATTATCGTGACTATCACATATGTATCTCATATGTGGTTACATTTaactacaatattttttattttatttttgttgatttctcCTCTAGTGTTGTGTCTAATTGGTGTAGTTTACGTCATTCCTTCATTATGGGATTATGGACCTATGGTTGGTCAAACTTTTTTACAGGACAAATTTACTCTTATTAATTTaggttttttcaaatttaaagcaacactataattatataaaaatcaagaacaatacaatcttatcaaattttaaaacatataatgataaaataaaagagaaatgtGATTTTACTAattcggaaaaaaaaaaaaaacaatcttcCAATTAAAATTGCATTTGCAAAAGTCTAAATATgtaaataggaaaaaaaaaaaagaactgaAGTTTGGGATAAGGTTGTTAAGAAGAGGACCTTAGAATGGTAGAGATGAGAATCATTGATAGCAAGTAACTCGGCAGTTTCACAATCACAATCAAAACCATGTCTAATAGCAACAGCTCCAATATACAAACCAAGTCCAAATATTGATTTTTCCATGCCAAGTGTTTCTCTGCGAAGTTTAATAGAATCCAAGTGAAGAATATTGCCTTTTCCAAACCACAGTCTTATCAATCCCTCAGCTCTTCCAAGCTCTCTGTCTGTAACCAAACTCCTTGCTGTGATTCTGAAAAAGGGTCCTAGAGTTTGGAGCTGAATGTTGAGATTCTGTGTTCTTGATGATTCTAGTATTTCAGACATGGTTGGTAACGGAAGTGTTTCGTTGGCAGCTTTTATAATAATGCTTTGGAATCTGTAGTTTTGAAGGAGAGGTGTGAAGCGTTGGGGAATTGATGAAAAAGGGACATGCTTAATTACGGGGTGGATTGATGGGTTTGTTTGTAAATTTAGGTTCTGGATTAGCTTCATTGTGGAAGAAGCCGGagggaataataataataaaagcacGAATTTACAAAACACAGATAAATAGTAGACCTCTTGAGAGAAGGGATAGTGTATGATATAATTAGAAACAAGTAAAGCTGTTCAAAGATTGTTGCAgtgtttgaaattgaattatcTCAGACCAttccttttaattaatttttgttattaaaaatatttgaagtcaATGAAATATCCTTCCGTTTAAAAAAACGCTTAATTGAATATAGATGCAGGAGAGAGATGtaactttaatctttataaaatatattgttaatttttagtcgtttgaaatttttttctttttaaattttggtccttaattttatatcaattaatgtatattttaaataattttttttaataatatttaagatattataaaaaaatttctattaaatttaaaactttttaataagaatcaattaaatataaatttttaaacg contains:
- the LOC101515052 gene encoding respiratory burst oxidase homolog protein A-like isoform X1, producing the protein MDHGYMKSKTSLFSLLNSSPSSSFSSSCTAENATNSLTPVRTGSKFSHEARQCRHVAENEAIQNMGMGFINDIVGHGEIMKWKDVEKRFDQVAWTGNDPEPVVTWSEFGFCIGIGMQSSPELARELLRALRGCKEWKSDITKTELHNFWSRMNDDSFNSRMRMFFDMCNRNMDGRITETDIKQTILLTASINKLSVTRDEAEDYAALIMESVDNKNKGYIEISEMEVLFKTSLSKANSPMKQGSTQKQSEECEEEEEPMTKAEVLFRTYWRRGWVVVVWLVGCFGLFGWKFDQYRKRSGFEVMGYCLPTAKGAAETLKLNMALILLPVCRNTITWLRKDPRLNYVIPFNDNINFHKLIAGGIVVGVILHGGTHLTCDFPRISDSDKSIFRQTIAAGFGYHQPTYMEILATTEVASGIGMVILMAIAFSLATKWPRRRSPVLPLSLRRVTGYNTFWYSHHLFVFVYVLLIVHSMFLFLTDKWIEKTTWMYIAFPVLLYAGERIFRAIRSGSYQVDVMKASLYPGKVLYLKIQKPEGFKYRSGMYIFIQCPQISTFQWHPFSLTSGPQDEYLSVHIRTLGDWSYQIYDLFQEAVLSGLQGCPKLYIDGPYGSSCQDHVKYDILVLIGLGIGATPFISILKDIANGVHTSQSDNSGLRECNLRKGPSKAYLYWVTREQNSFDWFRDVMKEIANSTKQQSVVEMHNFLTSVYPEGDVRSALLSVIQALHQAKNGVDIVSRTPIHTHFSRPNWFNIFSRLTRKHVGAKIGVFYCGPSNLATELKNLCTKFSTKTTTRFVFHKENY
- the LOC101515052 gene encoding respiratory burst oxidase homolog protein F-like isoform X5, with product MDHGYMKSKTSLFSLLNSSPSSSFSSSCTAENATNSLTPVRTGSKFSHEARQCRHVAENEAIQNMGMGFINDIVGHGEIMKWKDVEKRFDQVAWTGNDPEPVVTWSEFGFCIGIGMQSSPELARELLRALRGCKEWKSDITKTELHNFWSRMNDDSFNSRMRMFFDMCNRNMDGRITETDIKQTILLTASINKLSVTRDEAEDYAALIMESVDNKNKGYIEISEMEVLFKTSLSKANSPMKQGSTQKQSEECEEEEEPMTKAEVLFRTYWRRGWVVVVWLVGCFGLFGWKFDQYRKRSGFEVMGYCLPTAKGAAETLKLNMALILLPVCRNTITWLRKDPRLNYVIPFNDNINFHKLIAGGIVVGVILHGGTHLTCDFPRISDSDKSIFRQTIAAGFGYHQPTYMEILATTEVASGIGMVILMAIAFSLATKWPRRRSPVLPLSLRRVTGYNTFWYSHHLFVFVYVLLIVHSMFLFLTDKWIEKTTWMYIAFPVLLYAGERIFRAIRSGSYQVDVMKASLYPGKVLYLKIQKPEGFKYRSGMYIFIQCPQISTFQWHPFSLTSGPQDEYLSVHIRTLGDWSYQIYDLFQEAVLSGLQGCPKLYIDGPYGSSCQDHVKYDILVLIGLGIGATPFISILKDIANGVHTSQSDNRMQLKKGSIKSLFILGYKRTKLL
- the LOC101515052 gene encoding respiratory burst oxidase homolog protein A-like isoform X2, with the protein product MDHGYMKSKTSLFSLLNSSPSSSFSSSCTAENATNSLTPVRTGSKFSHEARQCRHVAENEAIQNMGMGFINDIVGHGEIMKWKDVEKRFDQVAWTGIGMQSSPELARELLRALRGCKEWKSDITKTELHNFWSRMNDDSFNSRMRMFFDMCNRNMDGRITETDIKQTILLTASINKLSVTRDEAEDYAALIMESVDNKNKGYIEISEMEVLFKTSLSKANSPMKQGSTQKQSEECEEEEEPMTKAEVLFRTYWRRGWVVVVWLVGCFGLFGWKFDQYRKRSGFEVMGYCLPTAKGAAETLKLNMALILLPVCRNTITWLRKDPRLNYVIPFNDNINFHKLIAGGIVVGVILHGGTHLTCDFPRISDSDKSIFRQTIAAGFGYHQPTYMEILATTEVASGIGMVILMAIAFSLATKWPRRRSPVLPLSLRRVTGYNTFWYSHHLFVFVYVLLIVHSMFLFLTDKWIEKTTWMYIAFPVLLYAGERIFRAIRSGSYQVDVMKASLYPGKVLYLKIQKPEGFKYRSGMYIFIQCPQISTFQWHPFSLTSGPQDEYLSVHIRTLGDWSYQIYDLFQEAVLSGLQGCPKLYIDGPYGSSCQDHVKYDILVLIGLGIGATPFISILKDIANGVHTSQSDNSGLRECNLRKGPSKAYLYWVTREQNSFDWFRDVMKEIANSTKQQSVVEMHNFLTSVYPEGDVRSALLSVIQALHQAKNGVDIVSRTPIHTHFSRPNWFNIFSRLTRKHVGAKIGVFYCGPSNLATELKNLCTKFSTKTTTRFVFHKENY
- the LOC101514726 gene encoding uncharacterized protein isoform X2, which encodes MKLIQNLNLQTNPSIHPVIKHVPFSSIPQRFTPLLQNYRFQSIIIKAANETLPLPTMSEILESSRTQNLNIQLQTLGPFFRITARSLVTDRELGRAEGLIRLWFGKGNILHLDSIKLRRETLGMEKSIFGLGLYIGAVAIRHGFDCDCETAELLAINDSHLYHSKLVRFYTRLGFKPVYEVTGSSVGDVTHMLVWGGVGTRMDATVEQLMIKWCKRFKTTSSGVREIPN
- the LOC101515052 gene encoding respiratory burst oxidase homolog protein F-like isoform X4, with product MDHGYMKSKTSLFSLLNSSPSSSFSSSCTAENATNSLTPVRTGSKFSHEARQCRHVAENEAIQNMGMGFINDIVGHGEIMKWKDVEKRFDQVAWTGNDPEPVVTWSEFGFCIGIGMQSSPELARELLRALRGCKEWKSDITKTELHNFWSRMNDDSFNSRMRMFFDMCNRNMDGRITETDIKQTILLTASINKLSVTRDEAEDYAALIMESVDNKNKGYIEISEMEVLFKTSLSKANSPMKQGSTQKQSEECEEEEEPMTKAEVLFRTYWRRGWVVVVWLVGCFGLFGWKFDQYRKRSGFEVMGYCLPTAKGAAETLKLNMALILLPVCRNTITWLRKDPRLNYVIPFNDNINFHKLIAGGIVVGVILHGGTHLTCDFPRISDSDKSIFRQTIAAGFGYHQPTYMEILATTEVASGIGMVILMAIAFSLATKWPRRRSPVLPLSLRRVTGYNTFWYSHHLFVFVYVLLIVHSMFLFLTDKWIEKTTWMYIAFPVLLYAGERIFRAIRSGSYQVDVMKASLYPGKVLYLKIQKPEGFKYRSGMYIFIQCPQISTFQWHPFSLTSGPQDEYLSVHIRTLGDWSYQIYDLFQEAVLSGLQGCPKLYIDGPYGSSCQDHVKYDILVLIGLGIGATPFISILKDIANGVHTSQSDNWSQRMQLKKGSIKSLFILGYKRTKLL
- the LOC101515052 gene encoding respiratory burst oxidase homolog protein A-like isoform X3, with product MMRIGMQSSPELARELLRALRGCKEWKSDITKTELHNFWSRMNDDSFNSRMRMFFDMCNRNMDGRITETDIKQTILLTASINKLSVTRDEAEDYAALIMESVDNKNKGYIEISEMEVLFKTSLSKANSPMKQGSTQKQSEECEEEEEPMTKAEVLFRTYWRRGWVVVVWLVGCFGLFGWKFDQYRKRSGFEVMGYCLPTAKGAAETLKLNMALILLPVCRNTITWLRKDPRLNYVIPFNDNINFHKLIAGGIVVGVILHGGTHLTCDFPRISDSDKSIFRQTIAAGFGYHQPTYMEILATTEVASGIGMVILMAIAFSLATKWPRRRSPVLPLSLRRVTGYNTFWYSHHLFVFVYVLLIVHSMFLFLTDKWIEKTTWMYIAFPVLLYAGERIFRAIRSGSYQVDVMKASLYPGKVLYLKIQKPEGFKYRSGMYIFIQCPQISTFQWHPFSLTSGPQDEYLSVHIRTLGDWSYQIYDLFQEAVLSGLQGCPKLYIDGPYGSSCQDHVKYDILVLIGLGIGATPFISILKDIANGVHTSQSDNSGLRECNLRKGPSKAYLYWVTREQNSFDWFRDVMKEIANSTKQQSVVEMHNFLTSVYPEGDVRSALLSVIQALHQAKNGVDIVSRTPIHTHFSRPNWFNIFSRLTRKHVGAKIGVFYCGPSNLATELKNLCTKFSTKTTTRFVFHKENY
- the LOC101514726 gene encoding uncharacterized protein isoform X1: MKLIQNLNLQTNPSIHPVIKHVPFSSIPQRFTPLLQNYRFQSIIIKAANETLPLPTMSEILESSRTQNLNIQLQTLGPFFRITARSLVTDRELGRAEGLIRLWFGKGNILHLDSIKLRRETLGMEKSIFGLGLYIGAVAIRHGFDCDCETAELLAINDSHLYHSKLVRFYTRLGFKPVYEVTGSSVGDVTHMLVWGGVGTRMDATVEQLMIKWCKRFKTTYSVAKQKEIAQDSEGNYGFLIKELLQQLSFLQKLV